A window of Scophthalmus maximus strain ysfricsl-2021 chromosome 10, ASM2237912v1, whole genome shotgun sequence contains these coding sequences:
- the b3gnt2b gene encoding N-acetyllactosaminide beta-1,3-N-acetylglucosaminyltransferase 2, with protein sequence MAMQRMRLKLGVTVVMVNLFIFILIFRHSGQDKNGHHKVRIPSAPFWSKLTPPLAYWNRQQQVVDIQNNPVLAANYSATDLRLTEDSLTSDPCTQNMGVTTQVKDYNSLPERFKDFLHFMHCRSYPIVLDQPDICEEPPFLLLAIKSQVSHFDRRQAIRQSWGRAGVIGNQTVVTVFLLGNATAWDHHPDLSFSLRDESLRHQDIIQWDFRDSFFNLTVKEVLFLEWIQTRCPGARFIFKGDDDVFVNTYRILDFLKGLTEPKARDLFVGDVITEAGPHRDKKVKYFIPESLYTGKYPPYAGGGGYFYSGEVAARLHSVSRRVLLFPIDDVYTGMCLKKLGLGPERHKGFRTFDIEAKYRSNPCAYNSLILVHPRTPQQIIQIWAWLNSPDLNCQ encoded by the coding sequence ATGGCGATGCAGCGGATGCGGCTGAAGCTGGGGGTGACGGTGGTGATGGTCaacctcttcatcttcatcctcatcttccgGCACAGCGGTCAAGACAAGAACGGGCATCACAAGGTCAGAATCCCGTCGGCGCCCTTCTGGAGCAAACTGACTCCCCCGCTGGCGTACTGGAACCGCCAGCAGCAGGTTGTGGACATCCAGAACAACCCCGTGTTGGCAGCCAACTACAGCGCCACAGACCTGCGGCTCACTGAGGACAGTCTGACCTCGGACCCCTGCACGCAGAACATGGGGGTTACCACTCAGGTGAAGGACTACAACTCGCTACCTGAGCGCTTCAAGGATTTTCTGCATTTCATGCACTGCCGTTCGTACCCGATCGTGTTGGACCAGCCTGATATCTGTGAGGAGCCGCCCTTCCTGCTCCTCGCCATCAAATCCCAGGTATCGCACTTCGACCGGCGCCAGGCCATCCGGCAGTCCTGGGGACGGGCGGGCGTTATAGGCAATCAGACGGTGGTCACCGTCTTCCTTCTCGGCAACGCCACTGCCTGGGACCACCACCCAGATCTGTCCTTCAGTCTGCGTGACGAGAGCCTCCGCCACCAGGACATCATCCAGTGGGACTTCCGGGATTCGTTCTTCAACTTGACCGTCAAAGAAGTTCTGTTCCTGGAGTGGATCCAGACGCGTTGCCCCGGTGCTCGCTTCATATTCAAAGGCGACGACGACGTCTTCGTCAACACCTACCGCATCCTGGACTTCCTCAAGGGGCTCACGGAGCCCAAAGCCAGGGACCTGTTCGTGGGGGACGTGATCACCGAGGCGGGGCCGCACCGGGACAAGAAGGTCAAATACTTCATCCCCGAGAGCTTGTACACAGGGAAGTACCCTCCGTACGCAGGAGGCGGCGGCTACTTTTACTCTGGCGAGGTGGCCGCTCGTCTGCACAGCGTGTCGCGTCGTGTTCTGCTCTTCCCGATCGACGACGTCTACACGGGCATGTGTCTTAAAAAGCTGGGACTGGGCCCCGAGAGGCACAAAGGCTTCAGGACATTTGACATTGAGGCGAAGTACAGGTCGAACCCCTGCGCCTACAACAGTCTCATCCTGGTTCACCCCAGGACGCCGCAGCAGATCATCCAGATCTGGGCCTGGCTCAACAGCCCCGACCTCAACTGCCAGTGA